A part of Kitasatospora acidiphila genomic DNA contains:
- a CDS encoding ABC-F family ATP-binding cassette domain-containing protein, producing the protein MISANALELRAGARILIESASFRVAPGDRIGLVGRNGAGKTTLTKVLAGEGLPAGGQVTRSGEVGYLPQDPRTGDLDVLARDRILSARGLDTVLKKMRENEERMANGKGATRDNAMKKYSRLETEFLTKGGYAAEAEAATIAAALGLPDRILAQPLHTLSGGQRRRVELARILFSDADILLLDEPTNHLDADSIAWLRDFLKTYKGGFIVISHDVELVETVVNKVFYLDANRSAIDIYNMGWKQYQQQREDDEKRRKRERANAEKKAATLNAQADKMRAKATKTVAAQNMARRAEKLLSGLEQVRASDKVAKLRFPDPAPCGKTPLTASGLSKSYGSLEIFTDVDLAIDRGSRVVVLGLNGAGKTTLLRMLAGVEKPDTGEVIPGHGLKIGYYAQEHETLDPERTVLENMRSSAPDTDLVQIRKILGSFLFSGDDVDKPAGVLSGGEKTRLALASLVVSSANVLLLDEPTNNLDPASREEILGALRTFTGAVVLVTHDEGAVDALEPERIILLPDGVEDLWTPAYHDLVALA; encoded by the coding sequence ATGATTTCCGCTAACGCCCTCGAACTGCGTGCCGGTGCCCGCATCCTCATCGAGTCCGCCAGCTTCCGGGTGGCCCCCGGCGACCGGATCGGCCTGGTCGGGCGCAACGGCGCCGGCAAGACCACGCTGACCAAGGTGCTGGCCGGCGAGGGCCTGCCGGCCGGCGGCCAGGTCACCCGCTCCGGCGAGGTCGGCTACCTCCCGCAGGACCCGCGCACCGGCGACCTCGACGTGCTGGCCCGCGACCGGATCCTCTCCGCGCGCGGCCTGGACACCGTGCTGAAGAAGATGCGCGAGAACGAGGAGCGGATGGCGAACGGCAAGGGCGCCACCCGCGACAACGCGATGAAGAAGTACTCCAGGCTGGAGACCGAGTTCCTCACCAAGGGCGGGTACGCCGCCGAGGCCGAGGCCGCCACCATCGCCGCCGCGCTCGGTCTGCCGGACCGGATCCTCGCCCAGCCGCTGCACACCCTCTCCGGCGGTCAGCGCCGCCGGGTCGAGCTGGCCCGGATCCTCTTCTCCGACGCCGACATCCTGCTGCTCGACGAGCCGACCAACCACCTCGACGCCGACTCGATCGCCTGGCTGCGCGACTTCCTGAAGACGTACAAGGGCGGCTTCATCGTGATCTCGCACGATGTCGAGCTGGTCGAGACGGTCGTCAACAAGGTCTTCTACCTGGACGCCAACCGCTCCGCGATCGACATCTACAACATGGGCTGGAAGCAGTACCAGCAGCAGCGCGAGGACGACGAGAAGCGCCGCAAGCGGGAGCGGGCCAACGCCGAGAAGAAGGCCGCCACCCTCAACGCCCAGGCCGACAAGATGCGCGCCAAGGCCACCAAGACGGTCGCCGCGCAGAACATGGCCCGTCGCGCGGAGAAGCTGCTGTCCGGTCTGGAGCAGGTGCGCGCCTCCGACAAGGTCGCCAAGCTGCGCTTCCCCGACCCGGCCCCGTGCGGCAAGACCCCGCTGACGGCCAGTGGACTGTCCAAGTCCTACGGCTCGTTGGAGATCTTCACCGATGTCGACCTGGCGATCGACCGCGGCTCCCGGGTGGTCGTGCTCGGCCTCAACGGCGCCGGCAAGACCACGCTGCTGCGGATGCTGGCGGGCGTCGAGAAGCCCGACACCGGCGAGGTGATCCCGGGCCACGGCCTGAAGATCGGCTACTACGCCCAGGAGCACGAGACCCTGGACCCGGAGCGCACCGTCCTGGAGAACATGCGCTCCTCCGCGCCGGACACCGACCTGGTGCAGATCCGCAAGATCCTCGGCTCGTTCCTGTTCTCCGGCGACGACGTGGACAAGCCGGCGGGCGTGCTCTCCGGTGGTGAGAAGACCCGGCTGGCGCTGGCCTCGCTGGTGGTCTCCTCGGCCAATGTGCTGCTGCTGGACGAGCCCACCAACAACCTGGACCCGGCCAGCCGCGAGGAGATCCTGGGCGCGCTGCGCACCTTCACCGGGGCCGTGGTGCTGGTCACCCACGACGAGGGCGCGGTCGACGCGCTGGAGCCGGAGCGGATCATCCTGCTGCCCGACGGCGTCGAGGACCTGTGGACTCCGGCCTACCACGACCTGGTCGCGCTGGCCTGA
- a CDS encoding PQQ-binding-like beta-propeller repeat protein, translating to MLLILGAGAAAHANRPVPFGDQVSAPGKAEASPVSAQSADPVTPDFRIGPGLEAYDPSTGSLLWSYRRDGATALHVSMLGQNGSPEQSAVVVWDDGMVTSLRVADHQVRWHRSVPGLSDWLHGDNDPGGAQRTDVQRKELELERAASAVQTVLGPEPWVQVLTPGLTMGFRDRDGDLRFNSRPQAGCLYDPQRAVSTDDAVLLPRACTGTTGSGRQLPGSVTGFKLIDHSFVLNTGPAVELIRLDGHRVRLNDGPLLGSRVVDADTGITEIPCGSASAPFAAEPAAGGCPSPAQQPTH from the coding sequence GTGCTGCTGATCCTCGGCGCCGGTGCGGCAGCCCATGCCAACCGCCCGGTGCCGTTCGGGGATCAGGTCTCCGCACCCGGCAAGGCGGAGGCCAGCCCGGTGAGCGCCCAGTCGGCCGACCCGGTCACTCCGGACTTCCGGATCGGTCCCGGTCTGGAGGCCTACGACCCGTCGACCGGTTCACTCCTTTGGTCGTACCGGCGGGACGGTGCCACCGCGCTGCACGTGTCGATGCTGGGACAGAACGGCTCGCCGGAGCAGAGCGCGGTCGTGGTCTGGGACGACGGCATGGTCACCTCGCTGCGGGTCGCCGACCACCAGGTCCGCTGGCACCGCTCGGTGCCCGGCCTGTCCGATTGGCTGCACGGCGACAACGATCCGGGCGGCGCCCAGCGCACCGACGTGCAGCGCAAGGAGCTGGAGCTGGAGCGGGCGGCTTCCGCGGTGCAGACCGTGCTCGGCCCGGAGCCGTGGGTGCAGGTGCTCACCCCGGGGCTGACCATGGGCTTCCGCGACCGTGACGGCGACCTCAGGTTCAACTCCCGCCCGCAGGCCGGCTGCCTCTACGACCCGCAGCGCGCCGTGAGCACGGACGACGCCGTGCTGCTGCCGCGCGCCTGCACCGGCACCACCGGCTCGGGTCGGCAGCTGCCCGGCTCGGTGACCGGCTTCAAGCTGATCGACCACAGCTTCGTGCTCAACACCGGCCCCGCCGTGGAGCTGATCCGGCTGGACGGCCACCGGGTCCGGCTGAACGACGGCCCGCTGCTCGGCAGCCGGGTGGTGGACGCCGACACCGGCATCACCGAGATCCCGTGCGGCAGCGCCTCGGCGCCGTTCGCGGCCGAGCCGGCGGCCGGCGGCTGCCCGAGCCCGGCCCAGCAGCCCACGCACTGA
- a CDS encoding glycoside hydrolase family 26 protein, producing MRIGRVALAGSALLLLTTAGISSSTDPLSTADRGLASGARDSGAEPASRPGVPKPNTRRLDHKVPFGAFVGSWDNYIPQIARMSAWLHGADMQVGHTYLAGNNWNDVEGDNRVLALWAQWRLADRSRTLVLNVPMLTPNEGNVPDDQVADLLGQGARGAFDQHYLRLARKLVALGGGDTVIVLGWEMNGITYTGRCRPDPAAWKTYWRRIVDLMRSVPGQRFRFDFTPSRGLDDIAWTKCYPGDDVVDIIGTDSYDQPSGATFDDMVNEPYGLEEQVEFAAKRGKPVSYPEWGLFRNGDDPEYVRRMVDWMRTHDTAYQTVTDYCPHGFWECHDNPQASAVYRALLSGGQEAAAGPDDDTAARPPRPHPSIDAETPTRPHPHPHPHPDSDDTPAATRVPSSAPKPARPSATPTAPLMPDLSMLPNLLPSIPSGLTDLSGLVPDLSKLPRVSLRPGNG from the coding sequence ATGCGCATCGGCCGCGTGGCCCTGGCCGGGTCCGCACTGCTGCTACTCACCACCGCGGGCATCTCCAGCAGCACCGACCCGCTCAGCACCGCCGACCGCGGGCTCGCGAGCGGCGCCCGCGACAGCGGTGCGGAGCCGGCCTCGCGCCCCGGAGTGCCCAAGCCCAACACCCGGCGGCTCGACCACAAGGTGCCGTTCGGTGCCTTCGTCGGCTCCTGGGACAACTACATCCCGCAGATCGCGCGGATGTCGGCCTGGCTGCACGGCGCCGACATGCAGGTCGGCCACACATATCTGGCCGGAAACAACTGGAACGACGTCGAGGGCGACAACCGGGTCCTCGCGCTCTGGGCGCAGTGGCGACTGGCCGACCGCAGCCGCACCCTGGTGCTGAATGTGCCGATGCTCACACCCAACGAGGGCAACGTGCCCGACGACCAGGTGGCCGACCTGCTCGGCCAGGGCGCCCGCGGCGCGTTCGACCAGCACTACCTGCGGCTGGCCCGCAAGCTGGTGGCACTCGGCGGCGGCGACACCGTGATCGTGCTCGGCTGGGAGATGAACGGCATCACCTACACCGGCCGCTGCCGCCCCGACCCGGCCGCCTGGAAGACCTACTGGCGCCGGATCGTCGACCTGATGCGCTCGGTGCCGGGGCAGCGCTTCCGGTTCGACTTCACCCCCAGCCGGGGCCTGGACGACATCGCCTGGACCAAGTGCTACCCGGGCGACGACGTGGTGGACATCATCGGCACCGACAGCTACGACCAGCCGTCCGGCGCCACCTTCGACGACATGGTCAACGAGCCCTACGGCCTCGAGGAGCAGGTGGAGTTCGCCGCCAAGCGCGGCAAGCCGGTCTCGTACCCGGAGTGGGGACTGTTCCGCAACGGGGACGACCCCGAGTACGTCCGGCGGATGGTCGACTGGATGCGCACCCACGACACCGCCTACCAGACCGTCACCGACTACTGCCCGCACGGCTTCTGGGAGTGCCACGACAACCCGCAGGCCAGCGCCGTCTACCGGGCTCTGCTGAGCGGTGGCCAGGAGGCGGCGGCCGGGCCCGACGACGACACCGCGGCGCGCCCGCCCCGGCCGCACCCCTCCATCGACGCCGAGACGCCGACCCGCCCGCACCCGCACCCCCACCCGCATCCCGACTCGGACGACACCCCGGCGGCGACCCGCGTCCCCTCCTCGGCCCCCAAGCCGGCGAGGCCGTCCGCGACTCCGACGGCCCCGCTGATGCCGGACCTGTCGATGCTGCCCAACCTGCTGCCCAGCATCCCGTCCGGCCTCACCGACCTGTCCGGCCTGGTCCCCGACCTGTCCAAGCTCCCGCGGGTGAGCCTGCGTCCGGGGAACGGCTGA
- a CDS encoding GNAT family N-acetyltransferase has protein sequence MTSLHPPHPLRRRPLPLSEPARSATDWQTELRCDDAALDELAEEWDVLAARCRSATPFQAVGWQASWWRAYGRPGALRVVLVRREGVLVGAVALHRTRTGTLTGLGGGLIDYTDVLLDDEHAAEAASRLAAALPVRRPWQALELREVRAGSAAHLLYAAWTGRRHQLADSVCQYLPAVPMEQLMTRLPGRTAQRSRAKQRKLADTGVEARRVPAAEAGAAMADLLRLHALQWQSRRVTPEHLSEHFRAHLVESTGRLARSGQAVVYRYYLGGELMAVDLLMLCPRLAGLYLYGAHPGLRERLDIAGLLFGTSLQEAVQAGVPELSLMRGEEPYKERWRPDRERNLRLLLGPRRCAVRLTLRLAVVRSRVALAPHLRGPVRRLRALLRR, from the coding sequence GTGACCTCGCTGCACCCGCCGCACCCGCTGCGCCGCCGCCCGCTGCCGCTGTCCGAACCGGCCCGCTCGGCGACCGACTGGCAGACCGAACTGCGCTGCGACGACGCCGCGCTGGACGAACTGGCCGAGGAGTGGGACGTGTTGGCCGCCCGCTGCCGCAGCGCCACGCCGTTCCAAGCGGTCGGCTGGCAGGCGTCCTGGTGGCGCGCGTACGGCCGGCCCGGCGCGCTGCGAGTGGTGCTGGTGCGCCGGGAGGGCGTGCTGGTCGGGGCCGTCGCCCTGCACCGTACCCGCACCGGCACGCTCACCGGGCTCGGCGGCGGCCTGATCGACTACACCGATGTGCTGCTGGACGACGAGCACGCCGCTGAGGCGGCCAGCCGACTGGCCGCCGCGCTGCCGGTGCGCCGGCCGTGGCAGGCGCTGGAGTTGCGCGAGGTGCGGGCCGGCTCGGCCGCGCACCTGCTGTACGCCGCCTGGACCGGGCGGCGGCACCAACTGGCGGACTCGGTGTGCCAGTACCTTCCAGCTGTGCCGATGGAGCAGCTCATGACCCGGCTGCCCGGGCGGACCGCCCAGCGCAGCCGGGCCAAGCAGCGCAAGCTGGCGGACACCGGCGTCGAGGCGCGCCGGGTGCCGGCCGCCGAGGCCGGGGCGGCGATGGCGGACCTGCTGCGCCTGCACGCCTTGCAGTGGCAGAGCCGCCGCGTCACCCCCGAGCACCTGAGCGAGCACTTCCGGGCGCACCTGGTGGAGTCGACGGGGCGGCTGGCCCGGTCCGGCCAGGCGGTGGTCTACCGCTACTACCTCGGCGGTGAGCTGATGGCGGTGGACCTGCTGATGCTCTGCCCCAGGCTCGCCGGGCTCTACCTGTACGGCGCGCATCCGGGGTTGCGCGAGCGCTTGGACATCGCCGGACTGCTGTTCGGGACATCACTGCAGGAGGCGGTCCAGGCGGGCGTTCCGGAGCTCAGCCTGATGCGCGGTGAGGAGCCGTACAAGGAGCGGTGGCGGCCGGACCGTGAGCGCAACCTGCGGCTGCTGCTCGGCCCGCGCCGGTGCGCGGTCAGGCTGACCCTGCGGCTGGCCGTGGTCCGCAGCCGGGTGGCACTGGCGCCGCACCTGCGCGGACCGGTCCGGCGGCTGCGGGCCCTGTTGCGCCGCTGA
- a CDS encoding pentapeptide repeat-containing protein: MAGSSARAAGSSCFAAGLASLALGLVSFALGLPACLPDGRSADFAVPACCLAGFAAAGCGCWGGCSSLAGCSFAGRSFAGCSLTGCSLISCSVAGCSFAGCSLRGWSLARCSLAGAGTTAVSGAGAGSTAVSGTGAGSTAVSGTGAGTTAVSGTGAGTTAVSGAGAGTTAVSGAGAGSTAATGAGAGTAVAGSGVTGVPSADRRRTISASEPSSTPAAAPTATSSAPVGLVGLSGAAAGASGTRRTPVSLLVPLAKAISARATASAVRTASLGRVPVPSISITGASGEVVALTRLVSSAGVCPASPAASASTCG, translated from the coding sequence ATGGCGGGCTCGTCCGCCCGGGCGGCCGGCTCGTCCTGCTTCGCGGCCGGCTTGGCCTCCTTGGCGCTCGGCCTGGTCTCCTTCGCGCTCGGCCTGCCGGCGTGCCTGCCCGACGGCCGGAGCGCCGACTTCGCGGTGCCGGCCTGCTGCCTGGCCGGCTTCGCGGCGGCGGGCTGCGGCTGCTGGGGCGGCTGCTCGTCCTTGGCCGGTTGCTCCTTCGCCGGCCGCTCCTTCGCCGGTTGCTCCCTGACCGGTTGTTCCTTGATCAGTTGTTCCGTGGCCGGCTGCTCCTTCGCCGGTTGCTCCTTGCGCGGCTGGTCATTGGCCCGTTGTTCTTTGGCCGGCGCAGGGACCACGGCGGTCTCGGGTGCCGGGGCCGGGAGCACGGCGGTCTCGGGTACCGGCGCAGGGAGCACGGCGGTCTCGGGTACCGGCGCAGGGACCACGGCGGTCTCGGGTACCGGCGCAGGGACCACGGCGGTCTCGGGTGCCGGCGCAGGGACCACGGCGGTCTCGGGTGCCGGGGCCGGGAGCACGGCCGCCACCGGCGCCGGGGCCGGCACCGCGGTGGCGGGCTCGGGGGTCACCGGTGTACCGTCCGCGGACCGCCGACGGACCATCAGCGCCAGCGAGCCGAGCAGCACCCCGGCAGCGGCGCCGACCGCGACGTCCAGCGCGCCGGTGGGGCTGGTCGGCTTGTCGGGCGCGGCGGCGGGCGCCAGCGGGACCAGACGCACCCCGGTGTCCCTGCTGGTGCCGTTGGCGAAGGCGATCAGCGCCCGGGCCACCGCGTCGGCCGTCCGAACCGCGTCCTTGGGGCGCGTGCCGGTGCCGTCGATCTCGATCACCGGGGCATCGGGCGAGGTGGTGGCGCTCACCAGGCTGGTCAGTTCGGCCGGGGTCTGCCCGGCGTCGCCGGCGGCCAGCGCCAGCACCTGCGGCTGA
- a CDS encoding glycosyltransferase, whose translation MRVLHIITGLAAGGAEQQLLLTIRHLPPGIDCEVATLSNPGSVAAALRAEGVRVHHLAMRGNRDLGVLPRLIRLIRHGRYDAVHTHLYRAGLYGRLAARLAGVRVVLATEHSLHAGTIEGRPVSAGVKSLYLAAERLGSTTVAVSRQVAGTLADWGVPGQRVAVLPNGIEAGRLRHDEPERSALRARLRRELGLPEQAFVVGAVGRLVPGKRFEVLAEALTRLPDQVRLLVVGEGPERDRLTRAAGPRAVLTGERADVPELLTAMDVLAAPSVEETFGLAVLEGLAAGLPVLHSGCPALEELPADAAPGARKLASTADAYREALLDLATARPVGPLPRPPAVAHYDIVHTAARLGELYQRLGRRGAPALAEREI comes from the coding sequence ATGAGAGTGCTGCACATCATCACCGGCCTGGCGGCCGGCGGGGCCGAGCAGCAACTGCTGCTGACGATCCGCCACTTGCCGCCCGGCATCGACTGCGAGGTGGCCACCCTCAGCAACCCGGGCAGCGTGGCGGCGGCGCTGCGTGCGGAGGGCGTGCGGGTGCACCACCTGGCGATGCGCGGCAACCGCGACCTCGGGGTGCTGCCCCGGCTCATCCGGTTGATCCGGCACGGTCGTTACGACGCGGTGCACACCCACCTCTACCGGGCCGGGCTCTACGGCCGTCTTGCCGCCCGGCTGGCCGGAGTCCGGGTGGTGCTGGCCACCGAGCACTCGCTGCATGCCGGGACCATCGAGGGCCGACCGGTCAGCGCCGGCGTCAAGTCCCTCTACCTGGCGGCGGAACGGCTCGGCAGCACCACGGTGGCGGTGTCCCGGCAGGTCGCCGGCACCCTCGCCGACTGGGGCGTGCCCGGGCAGCGGGTGGCGGTGCTGCCGAACGGCATCGAGGCCGGGCGGCTGCGGCACGACGAGCCCGAGCGGTCCGCGCTGCGGGCCCGGTTGCGCCGCGAACTCGGGCTGCCCGAGCAGGCGTTCGTGGTCGGCGCGGTCGGCAGGCTGGTTCCCGGCAAGCGCTTCGAGGTGCTGGCCGAGGCGCTGACCCGACTGCCGGACCAGGTGCGGCTGCTGGTGGTGGGGGAGGGCCCGGAACGGGACCGGCTGACCCGAGCGGCCGGCCCGAGAGCCGTCCTCACCGGTGAACGGGCCGATGTGCCCGAGCTGTTGACCGCCATGGACGTGCTGGCCGCGCCCTCGGTGGAGGAGACCTTCGGGCTGGCCGTCCTGGAGGGGCTGGCGGCGGGACTGCCGGTGCTGCACAGCGGCTGCCCGGCCCTGGAGGAACTGCCCGCCGACGCGGCCCCCGGCGCCCGGAAGCTGGCCTCGACCGCCGACGCCTACCGCGAGGCGCTGCTCGACCTCGCCACCGCCCGCCCGGTCGGCCCGCTGCCGCGCCCACCGGCCGTGGCCCACTACGACATCGTCCACACAGCGGCCCGCCTGGGTGAGCTGTACCAGCGGCTCGGTCGGCGCGGGGCGCCGGCCCTGGCGGAGAGGGAGATCTGA
- a CDS encoding polysaccharide deacetylase family protein, with amino-acid sequence MVAELTGRTYLPQQGGPSGNGRRPAMPWILMYHSVADEEEDPYLLTVSPGRFAQQMRWLAVRGWRGVSVRELLAARAAGRRERLVGLTFDDGYADFAGHVVPVLSEHGFTATAFVVTERLGDVNCWDAEGPRKPLLTERQVCELAAAGWEIGSHGMSHLALPEVPPGVLRAEVEGSRTLLTELLGEPVRGFCYPYGALDAAAIRAVQRAGYDYAVAIRHSALAGRYALPRCYVGDRDGAWRLRAKRGRHGLREVIADLRRRGAAE; translated from the coding sequence ATGGTCGCTGAACTCACGGGCCGCACGTATCTGCCCCAACAGGGCGGTCCCTCCGGGAACGGTCGCCGACCAGCGATGCCGTGGATCCTGATGTACCACTCGGTGGCCGACGAGGAGGAGGATCCGTACCTGCTCACCGTCAGCCCCGGGCGGTTCGCCCAGCAGATGCGCTGGCTGGCCGTGCGCGGCTGGCGCGGCGTGAGCGTGCGCGAACTGCTCGCCGCCAGGGCGGCCGGTCGGCGCGAGCGGCTGGTCGGCCTGACCTTCGACGACGGCTACGCGGACTTCGCCGGGCACGTGGTCCCGGTGCTCTCCGAACACGGCTTCACGGCCACCGCCTTCGTGGTCACCGAACGACTCGGCGATGTCAACTGCTGGGACGCAGAGGGGCCGCGCAAACCTCTGCTGACGGAGCGTCAGGTTTGTGAACTCGCTGCCGCAGGCTGGGAGATCGGCTCGCACGGCATGAGCCACCTGGCGCTGCCCGAAGTGCCGCCCGGGGTGCTGAGGGCTGAGGTGGAAGGCAGCCGGACGCTGCTGACCGAGCTGCTCGGCGAGCCGGTGCGCGGCTTCTGCTACCCGTACGGCGCGCTGGACGCCGCCGCCATCCGGGCGGTGCAACGGGCCGGCTACGACTATGCGGTGGCGATCCGGCACAGTGCGCTGGCCGGCCGCTACGCCCTGCCCCGCTGCTACGTCGGCGACCGGGACGGGGCCTGGCGGCTGCGCGCCAAGCGTGGGCGGCACGGGCTGCGCGAGGTCATCGCCGACCTGCGCAGACGGGGGGCGGCCGAATGA